The proteins below come from a single Fusarium verticillioides 7600 chromosome 3, whole genome shotgun sequence genomic window:
- a CDS encoding N-glycosylase/DNA lyase has translation MPVVGKTDWHKLPVTLGELCINTTLRCGQSFRWQKINHEWICTLHGRLLHLKQDSTHLHYRVTFPAPKPLMPAPNDTEALLRHYFNLDTSLEPLYKQWSDADANFKKRAPQFKGVRILSQDAWETLICFICSSNNNITRISQMVYKLCQNYGPLIAFMGDEPFHDFPSPQDLTGDDVESHLRELGFGYRAKYIAETARMVANEKPETWLESLRNPDQPGFNTTPVPKENHASYKEALAQLLTLKGVGPKVADCVCLMGLGWGQAVPVDTHVWQIAQRDYKFGKSKAKTLNKATYEAVGDHFRSLWGPFAGWAHSVLFTADLREFAAQAAKEEDEPTVIELVAHSSTEHTRSKTKKTITITDSDTLVKEETPFIEPTDEQGLEEIKQLRRSKRMRTS, from the exons ATGCCTGTCGTAGGGAAGACGGATTGGCATAAATTGCCTGTTACTCTAGGGGAGCTTTGCATCAATACCACCTTGAGATGTGGACAGTCTTTTAGATGGCAAAAGATTAACCATGAATG GATCTGCACTTTGCATGGCCGACTTCTTCACTTGAAGCAGGACTCAACTCATCTGCACTATCGGGTCACCTTTCCAGCGCCCAAACCCTTGATGCCAGCACCCAACGACACAGAGGCTCTCCTAAGGCACTATTTCAACCTGGATACCAGTCTCGAGCCGCTTTACAAACAATGGTCAGATGCTGATGCCAACTTTAAAAAGAGGGCTCCCCAGTTTAAAGGGGTTCGAATTCTCAGTCAAGATGCCTGGGAGACATTGATATGCTTTATctgcagcagcaacaacaatatTACGCGGATATCACAAATG GTGTACAAGCTGTGTCAGAACTACGGCCCGCTCATTGCATTCATGGGTGACGAGCCATTCCATGACTTCCCATCGCCTCAAGACCTTACGGGAGATGATGTCGAATCGCATCTTCGAGAATTAGGTTTTGGATATCGGGCAAAGTACATTGCTGAAACAGCACGGATGGTTGCCAACGAGAAGCCTGAAACCTGGTTGGAAAGCCTGCGAAATCCTGACCAACCAGGCTTCAACACAACGCCTGTACCGAAGGAGAACCATGCGAGTTACAAGGAAGCACTTGCTCAACTACTCACTCTGAAAGGGGTTGGTCCCAAAGTTGCCGACTGTGTATGCCTCATGGGCCTTGGCTGGGGGCAGGCAGTTCCTGTTGACACCCATGTTTGGCAAATCGCCCAGCGAGACTACAAGTTTGGAAAGTCAAAGGCCAAGACATTGAACAAGGCCACTTACGAGGCTGTTGGGGACCACTTCCGAAGCCTCTGGGGGCCGTTTGCCGGCTGGGCTCACTCTGTTCTCTTTACCGCTGATTTGAGAGAGTTTGCAGCTCAGGCTGcaaaagaagaggacgagcCTACTGTGATCGAACTGGTGGCGCATAGTTCCACAGAACATACGAGATCAAAAACAAAGAAGACTATCACGATCACCGACAGTGACACATTAGTAAAGGAAGAAACACCGTTCATTGAACCCACAGATGAGCAAGGGTTGGAGGAGATCAAacagttgagaaggtcgaaaCGGATGCGCACTTCGTAA
- a CDS encoding 40S ribosomal protein S13 produces the protein MGRLHSKGKGISASALPYSRSAPAWLKTTPEQVVEQIAKLARKGATPSQIGVVLRDSHGIAQVKLVTGNRILRILKSNGLAPELPEDLYMLIKKAVAVRKHLERNRKDKDSKFRLILIESRIHRLARYYKTVGVLPPTWKYESATASTIVA, from the exons ATGGGCCGACTTCACAGCAAGGGAAAGGGCATTTCTGCCTCTGCTCTCCCCTACTCACGCTCTGCTCCTGCGTGGTTGAAGACCACCCCCGAACAGGTTGTTGAGCAGATCGCCAAGCTCGCCCGTAAGGGTGCCACTCCCTCTCAGATCGGTGTTGTCCTTCGCGACAGCCATGGCATTGCCCaggtcaagcttgtcacCG GTAACCGAATTCTCCGAATTCTCAAGTCCAACG GCCTCGCTCCCGAGCTCCCCGAGGATCTGTACATGCTTATCAAGAAG GCTGTCGCCGTCCGAAAGCACCTCGAGCGTAACcgcaaggacaaggactCCAAGTTCCGCCTCATTCTCATTGAGTCCCGAATTCACCGCCTGGCTCGCTACTACAAGACCGTCGGTGTTCTCCCTCCCACCTGGAAGTACGAGTCCGCTACTGCCAGCACCATCGTCGCTTAA
- a CDS encoding ubiquitin-conjugating enzyme E2, other — MDSEEEYMSALSSDDEIMQDESGDEISAGEDFDDEEFDEPDPDFGLIKDAEKKKKSAHVVSYKVYEPSDIQRQQDDMISEVNMILDMQKEDAAILLRHFRWNKERLLEDYMDRPEKVLEAAGLSSNTSSPPKLEVISGFACDICCEDEEGLESFAMKCGHRYCVDCYRHYLTQKIREEGEAARIQCPSDGCGRILDSASLDVLVTPALADRYQELLNRTYVEDKDNFKWCPAPDCPNALECGVKKKDLGKIVPTVECRCGYRFCFGCPNPDHQPAPCELVKKWLKKCADDSETANWISANTKECPKCNSTIEKNGGCNHMTCRKCKYEFCWMCMGLWSEHGTSWYNCNRYEEKSGSEARDAQAKSRTSLERYLHYYNRYANHEQSAKLDKDIAQKTEKKMVQLQTASGMSWIEVQYLNSASQALQTCRQTLKWTYAFAFYLARNNLTEIFEDNQKDLEMAVENLSEMFEKSTAELSDPKLKVDIMDKTSYCNKRRVILLEDTAENLAIGKWIFNSDLLSATTSAPVNRR, encoded by the exons ATGGATTCCGAGGAGGAATACATGTCGGCTCTTTCGAGCGACGACGAGATCATGCAGGACGAGAGCGGCGATGAGATATCCGCAGGTGAAG ActttgatgacgaagagTTCGACGAGCCCGATCCTGACTTTGGCCTGATCAaagatgcagagaagaagaagaaatccGCACATGTGGTCTCATACAAGGTCTATGAACCGAGCGATAttcaacgccaacaagatGACATGATCAGCGAAGTCAATATGATTTTAGACATGCAGAAAGAGGATGCGGCCATCTTGCTTCGCCATTTTCGATGGAATAAGGAGAGGTTGCTTGAAGATTATATGGACAGGCCAGAAAAAGTGCTCGAAGCTGCTGGGTTAAGCAGCAATACATCCAGCCCTCCAAAGCTGGAGGTTATCTCTGGCTTCGCATGTGACATATGctgtgaggatgaggagggcCTTGAGTCATTTGCCATGAAATGTGGTCATCGCTACTGTGTTGATTGCTACCGACATTACTTGACACAAAAGATCCgtgaagagggcgaggcTGCTAGGATCCAATGCCCCTCTGATGGATGCGGTCGCATCCTTGACTCAGCGTCACTCGATGTTCTGGTCACCCCAGCACTCGCCgatcgatatcaagaattACTCAACAGAACGTACGTCGAAGACAAGGACAATTTTAAGTGGTGTCCTGCCCCAGACTGCCCCAATGCTCTCGAGTGCGGCGTCAAAAAGAAGGACTTGGGCAAGATCGTACCTACCGTCGAGTGTCGATGCGGGTATAGATTCTGCTTTGGTTGTCCGAACCCCGACCATCAACCAGCTCCTTGTGAGCTCGTTAAGAAATGGCTCAAGAAGTGCGCCGACGACTCAGAAACAGCCAACTGGATCTCAGCAAACACTAAAGAATGCCCAAAGTGTAACTCGACGATCGAAAAGAACGGAGGCTGCAATCACATGACTTGTCGAAAGTGCAAATATGAGTTTTGCTGGATGTGCATGGGACTTTGGTCCGAGCACGGCACCAGCTGGTATAACTGCAATAGATACGAGGAAAAGAGCGGATCTGAAGCGCGTGATGCACAAGCCAAATCCCGGACATCTCTCGAACGATATTTGCACTACTACAACCGATATGCCAACCACGAACAATCGGCCAAGCTCGATAAAGACATTGCTCAAAAGAccgaaaagaagatggttcaGCTTCAGACAGCTTCGGGAATGTCCTGGATTGAGGTTCAGTACCTCAATTCCGCGTCCCAGGCTCTCCAAACATGTCGACAAACGCTCAAGTGGACATATGCTTTCGCTTTTTATCTCGCTAGGAACAATCTGACGGAGATCTTCGAGGATAACCAGAAAGACCTCGAGATGGCCGTGGAGAACCTGTCTGAAATGTTCGAGAAATCCACTGCAGAATTGTCTGACCCCAAACTCAAAGTTGACATCATGGACAAAACCTCATACTGCAACAAGCGTAGAGTCATTTTGCTTGAGGATACAGCCGAAAACCTTGCGATTG GTAAATGGATTTTCAACTCGGACCTATTGTCCGCGACCACTTCTGCGCCCGTCAACCGCCGCTGA